In the Flavobacterium sp. J372 genome, one interval contains:
- a CDS encoding response regulator — translation MKQLNCIMLIDDNKIDNFFHERVIRKNNAAKEVIAMESGQAAIDHIKAGNKLLQPELIFLDINMPGMDGWEFIEHYKLLDNSLQNAMIVVMLTTSDNPDDIVRARTHGLLSDFKTKPLTKEMLEDVINTYCSESDCDC, via the coding sequence ATGAAGCAGCTTAACTGTATAATGCTTATTGATGATAATAAGATTGACAATTTTTTCCATGAGCGGGTAATTCGAAAGAATAATGCTGCCAAAGAAGTTATTGCCATGGAATCAGGACAGGCAGCAATTGACCACATAAAAGCAGGAAACAAACTTCTTCAGCCGGAACTTATTTTTCTTGATATCAACATGCCGGGTATGGATGGCTGGGAGTTCATAGAGCATTATAAACTGCTTGACAATAGCCTGCAGAATGCCATGATTGTTGTAATGCTTACAACATCTGACAATCCTGATGATATTGTACGTGCCAGGACTCATGGCTTGCTTTCAGATTTTAAGACAAAGCCCCTTACAAAAGAAATGCTTGAAGACGTAATTAATACTTATTGTAGCGAAAGCGATTGTGACTGCTAA
- a CDS encoding ATP-binding protein, with protein sequence MVAGYIRLLAHKHHFFEVEFGTALLIVVFCIISLVSVWLTTATLNKYEAKNRAAQENIEIILDSAPYSIIKTNGKGKIMLVNKQAERMFGYSREILVGEQLSILIPQRFHEIYHTRQKLVQESKEIMTFGRDEELYSHNKNGTEFPVEVIVCPLTIQDEPATLVTLIDVSHRKQNEKIIKDQLLELQSKNQELEHFNYISSHDMQEPLRTVLNYIDMIEEDYPEINPEVQMHLASVKSTVKRMSRIVKSLLDFGRLGRNKKMTLTNVGRLIENVKEDLQNMIQEADAIITVHGKMPEAYTYETELSQLFQNLISNAIKFRKPDISPEIEISCKKLKGFYQFTVSDNGIGIDPKYFDRIFNIFQRLNREEDYEGHGIGLANCKKIAEMHGGKIWVESEPGKGTAFIFTILNFTTQ encoded by the coding sequence TTGGTAGCGGGCTACATCAGGCTTTTAGCGCATAAACATCATTTTTTTGAAGTAGAATTTGGCACTGCCCTGCTTATTGTAGTGTTTTGTATTATAAGTCTCGTATCTGTATGGCTTACCACCGCTACCTTAAATAAATACGAAGCAAAAAACAGGGCTGCCCAGGAAAATATAGAGATAATACTTGACTCTGCGCCTTACAGCATTATCAAAACAAACGGAAAAGGTAAAATAATGCTTGTAAATAAACAGGCTGAAAGAATGTTTGGCTACAGCCGTGAAATATTGGTGGGTGAACAGCTTTCCATTTTAATACCTCAAAGGTTTCACGAGATTTACCACACACGGCAGAAACTTGTGCAGGAAAGTAAAGAAATAATGACTTTCGGGAGAGATGAAGAGTTATATTCACATAACAAAAACGGTACAGAATTTCCTGTTGAAGTTATCGTATGCCCGCTTACAATACAAGATGAGCCTGCAACACTCGTTACACTAATAGATGTAAGCCACAGGAAACAAAATGAAAAAATAATTAAAGACCAGCTGCTTGAGCTTCAGTCTAAAAACCAGGAACTTGAACATTTCAATTACATATCGTCACACGACATGCAGGAACCGTTGAGAACAGTGCTTAACTACATTGACATGATTGAGGAAGATTACCCTGAAATCAATCCTGAAGTGCAGATGCATCTCGCATCGGTGAAAAGCACGGTTAAACGTATGAGCAGGATTGTGAAATCCCTGCTTGATTTTGGCAGGCTCGGGCGCAATAAAAAAATGACGCTTACCAATGTAGGGCGGCTTATTGAAAATGTAAAAGAAGACCTTCAAAACATGATTCAGGAGGCTGATGCAATCATCACAGTTCACGGCAAAATGCCGGAAGCCTATACTTATGAAACCGAACTCAGCCAGCTGTTCCAGAACCTGATAAGCAATGCTATTAAATTCCGTAAACCAGATATTTCCCCTGAAATAGAAATCAGCTGTAAAAAATTAAAAGGCTTTTACCAATTCACGGTTTCTGATAACGGCATTGGCATAGATCCTAAATATTTTGACAGGATTTTTAATATTTTCCAGCGGCTTAACCGTGAGGAAGATTATGAAGGCCACGGAATTGGCCTTGCAAACTGCAAAAAAATTGCTGAAATGCACGGTGGCAAGATATGGGTGGAGTCTGAACCGGGGAAAGGAACAGCATTTATATTTACAATATTAAATTTCACTACACAATGA
- the dnaK gene encoding molecular chaperone DnaK, giving the protein MSKIIGIDLGTTNSCVAVMEGNEPVVIPNAEGKRTTPSVIAFVEGGEIKVGDPAKRQAVTNPTKTIASIKRFMGNKYSESSKEASNVPYSVVKGDNDTPRVDINGRLYTPQELSAMTLQKMKKTAEDYLGTTVSEAVITVPAYFNDAQRQATKEAGEIAGLKVRRIINEPTAAALAYGLDKAGKDQKIAVYDLGGGTFDISILELGDGVFEVLSTNGDTHLGGDDFDQVIIDWLANEFNSEEGVDLRKDPMALQRLKEAAEKAKIELSSSTQTEVNLPYVTATASGPKHLVKTLTRAKFEQLADELVKRSMLPCEKALKDAGLSKSDIDEVILVGGSTRIPRIQEEVEKFFGKKPSKGVNPDEVVAIGAAIQGGVLTGDVKDVLLLDVTPLSLGIETMGGVMTKLIEANTTIPTKKSQVFSTAADNQPSVEIHVLQGERPMATDNKTIGRFHLDGIPPAQRGVPQIEVTFDIDANGIIKVSATDKGTGKSHDIRIEASSGLTQEEIERMRKEAEANADADKAAKERVEKLNEADSMIFQTEKQLNEFGDKLSDANKQPIQTALDELKKAYETKDVATIQPALDKINEAWKAASEEIYKAQAEGQQGGAQQAQPEGNAEPQGDNVQDVDFEEVK; this is encoded by the coding sequence ATGAGTAAAATAATCGGAATTGACTTAGGTACCACCAACTCATGTGTAGCCGTTATGGAAGGTAATGAGCCAGTTGTAATACCTAATGCTGAAGGAAAAAGAACAACCCCGTCAGTAATTGCTTTTGTTGAAGGCGGGGAAATAAAAGTTGGTGACCCGGCCAAAAGGCAGGCAGTGACCAACCCGACTAAAACTATTGCATCGATAAAGCGTTTTATGGGTAACAAGTACTCTGAAAGCAGCAAAGAAGCAAGCAATGTACCTTACAGTGTTGTAAAAGGTGATAATGACACGCCGCGTGTAGATATCAACGGAAGGCTTTACACACCGCAGGAATTGTCTGCCATGACACTTCAGAAAATGAAGAAAACAGCTGAAGACTATCTGGGCACAACTGTAAGCGAAGCCGTTATTACTGTGCCCGCTTATTTTAACGATGCTCAGCGCCAGGCTACAAAAGAAGCCGGTGAGATTGCAGGCCTAAAAGTAAGGAGGATAATCAACGAGCCTACTGCGGCTGCATTGGCTTATGGCCTTGACAAAGCCGGTAAAGACCAGAAAATTGCAGTGTATGACCTTGGTGGCGGTACATTTGATATCTCTATCCTTGAATTGGGTGATGGCGTTTTTGAAGTACTTTCTACAAATGGTGATACCCACCTTGGGGGTGACGACTTTGACCAGGTGATCATTGACTGGCTTGCGAATGAGTTTAACAGTGAAGAAGGTGTTGACCTTAGGAAAGACCCTATGGCGCTGCAACGCTTGAAAGAAGCTGCTGAAAAAGCTAAAATTGAGCTTTCATCGTCAACACAAACTGAAGTTAACCTTCCATATGTAACAGCTACAGCTTCAGGCCCTAAGCACTTGGTAAAAACACTTACAAGGGCTAAGTTTGAGCAATTGGCTGATGAACTTGTAAAACGTTCTATGCTGCCATGCGAAAAAGCGCTTAAAGATGCGGGCCTTTCAAAATCAGACATCGATGAGGTTATCCTTGTAGGTGGTTCTACACGTATCCCAAGGATTCAGGAAGAGGTTGAGAAATTCTTCGGCAAAAAACCTTCAAAAGGTGTTAATCCTGATGAAGTTGTGGCGATAGGCGCTGCTATACAAGGTGGTGTACTTACAGGCGACGTTAAAGATGTACTGCTGCTTGACGTAACTCCGCTATCACTAGGTATTGAAACTATGGGTGGTGTTATGACAAAGCTTATCGAGGCTAACACAACTATCCCAACAAAAAAATCACAAGTGTTCTCTACAGCTGCAGATAACCAGCCGTCAGTTGAGATACACGTGCTTCAGGGAGAAAGGCCAATGGCTACCGACAACAAAACAATAGGACGTTTCCACCTTGACGGAATTCCGCCTGCACAGAGGGGTGTGCCACAAATTGAGGTAACGTTTGATATTGATGCCAACGGTATCATCAAAGTATCAGCTACAGATAAAGGTACAGGCAAATCACACGACATTCGTATCGAAGCTTCTTCAGGGCTTACCCAGGAAGAAATCGAAAGGATGCGTAAAGAAGCTGAGGCCAATGCTGATGCTGACAAAGCTGCAAAAGAAAGAGTGGAAAAGCTTAATGAGGCTGACTCTATGATTTTCCAAACCGAAAAGCAATTGAATGAGTTTGGCGATAAGCTAAGCGATGCCAACAAGCAGCCGATACAAACCGCGCTTGATGAGCTTAAGAAAGCTTATGAAACTAAAGATGTAGCGACTATACAGCCGGCGCTTGACAAGATAAACGAAGCTTGGAAAGCAGCATCTGAAGAAATATACAAAGCCCAGGCTGAAGGCCAGCAAGGCGGTGCACAACAGGCACAACCTGAAGGTAATGCTGAGCCACAAGGCGACAACGTACAAGATGTTGACTTTGAAGAAGTGAAGTAA
- a CDS encoding glycoside hydrolase family 5 protein has translation MKNFYIYVFFGILIAFSSCSTTKSSYSGTISKTQGQNILNPQGKPIMLKGTNLGNWLVPEGYMFKMGKVSSPRKIDELLHEMVGPDSLALFWHKYLDSYITHDDIKYLKRIGCNHLRLPFHYKLFTNDLYMGKRNAGFEYFDRVIEWCRQENLYVLLDMHCAPGGQTGDNIDDSYGYPWLYFSQSAQDEMSAIWMKIAGKYKDDPIILGYDIINEPLAHYFKEQIPDYNHRLHLLYKRMVKDIRSVDKKHTLYLNGSIWAGDFGVFEEILDDNIVYEFHKYWFDINQGAVQDYINFRDKHNVPIYIGETGENTDEWVRDFRILLEKNNIHWAYWPYKKMDNTKGIMNFAQPTDWPLITKYAESDRSSFENIRKNMPDRVKVQNALNQFIENSRYQNNFQNKGYIEVLGLKIAP, from the coding sequence ATGAAAAACTTTTACATCTATGTGTTCTTTGGAATTTTAATAGCATTCTCATCATGCAGCACCACAAAATCCTCATACTCGGGCACTATTTCTAAAACACAAGGACAAAACATTCTTAATCCCCAAGGAAAGCCTATAATGCTAAAAGGTACAAACCTTGGCAACTGGCTAGTACCTGAAGGTTATATGTTTAAGATGGGTAAGGTAAGTTCACCGCGTAAGATTGATGAGTTGCTCCACGAGATGGTCGGTCCGGACAGCCTGGCCTTATTCTGGCATAAATACCTTGACTCTTATATTACTCATGATGACATAAAGTACCTGAAGCGCATAGGCTGTAACCATCTTCGCCTGCCTTTTCATTACAAGCTTTTTACCAATGATTTGTATATGGGTAAGCGCAATGCCGGCTTTGAGTATTTTGACCGTGTTATTGAATGGTGCCGGCAGGAAAACCTGTATGTGTTGCTCGATATGCATTGTGCACCCGGCGGGCAGACAGGCGATAATATTGACGACAGCTATGGCTACCCCTGGCTCTACTTCAGCCAATCAGCACAAGATGAAATGAGCGCCATCTGGATGAAGATTGCTGGTAAATACAAAGATGATCCTATTATTCTGGGTTACGACATCATTAATGAGCCGTTAGCGCACTATTTTAAAGAACAAATACCTGATTACAACCACAGGCTGCACTTGCTTTACAAACGCATGGTAAAGGATATACGGTCGGTAGACAAAAAGCATACACTATACCTGAACGGTTCAATATGGGCAGGGGATTTTGGCGTGTTTGAAGAAATTCTTGATGACAATATAGTATATGAATTCCATAAATACTGGTTTGATATCAATCAGGGTGCGGTACAGGATTATATAAATTTCCGCGACAAGCACAATGTACCTATATATATTGGTGAGACTGGTGAAAACACAGACGAATGGGTGCGTGATTTCAGGATTTTGTTAGAGAAAAATAATATTCATTGGGCTTATTGGCCATATAAAAAGATGGACAATACCAAGGGCATCATGAATTTTGCCCAGCCTACCGACTGGCCGCTGATTACTAAATATGCCGAAAGCGACCGTAGTTCGTTTGAGAACATCCGCAAGAATATGCCGGACAGGGTAAAAGTTCAGAATGCTTTAAACCAGTTTATTGAAAACTCCCGCTATCAAAATAATTTCCAGAATAAAGGGTATATTGAGGTATTGGGGCTGAAGATAGCCCCTTAA
- a CDS encoding TonB-dependent receptor → MKLKDTDITLKGDRIIEHIPSIKDKALRINLNENIYGTFAEIGAGQETVRHFFRAGGSSGTIAKAMSAYDKDFSDAIYGVEEDGRYVTESRLKKMLSHEVRLIESRLKRDKHPHKVFFSYANTVATIDFAKQFKGHGWVGIKYQVEPDEDYNEITLHIRFRENDAKLQQETLGILGVNLIYGAFYKYNDPKKLLRYLYDNLDKDQLEIDTINFSGPRFADVDNRLMSLQLVKNGMTDAVMFDPSGHNVLPAAVLYKKNILALRGSFRPVTKVNMDMYEKSLAMFLEENRVDKDKTLVVFEITLSNLRSEGEIDERDFMDRAELLCSLGQTVMISNFQEYYKVVEYFSSYTKARMGLAMGVSNLIDIFDEKYYRHLSGGILEAFGKLFYRDLKVYLYPMKDEDGSVIDSENLKVHPRMKELYKFFKFNGKVIDLTDIDADNLDIFSREVLKMISKGKSGWEEMLPAGIAEVIKQNHLFGYDPKKLLAEQE, encoded by the coding sequence ATGAAATTAAAAGACACTGATATTACCCTCAAAGGCGACAGAATAATTGAGCACATACCGTCTATTAAAGATAAAGCGCTGCGAATAAATCTGAATGAGAATATCTACGGCACCTTTGCCGAGATTGGCGCCGGGCAGGAAACTGTTAGGCATTTCTTCAGGGCGGGCGGCTCAAGCGGAACCATCGCCAAGGCAATGTCGGCTTACGATAAAGATTTCAGCGATGCTATTTATGGTGTGGAGGAAGACGGCCGCTATGTTACTGAAAGCAGGCTGAAAAAGATGCTGTCGCACGAAGTGAGGCTTATAGAAAGCAGACTGAAGCGCGACAAGCACCCGCACAAAGTTTTCTTTAGTTATGCCAATACGGTTGCTACTATAGATTTTGCAAAACAATTTAAAGGCCACGGTTGGGTAGGCATAAAATACCAGGTAGAACCTGATGAAGACTATAATGAAATAACGCTTCACATCCGCTTCCGTGAGAATGATGCGAAACTGCAGCAGGAAACACTGGGTATACTTGGCGTAAATCTTATTTATGGTGCATTCTATAAATACAACGACCCAAAAAAGCTACTGCGCTACTTATATGACAATCTCGACAAAGACCAGCTTGAGATAGATACCATTAACTTTTCCGGGCCGCGATTTGCCGATGTTGATAACCGCCTCATGAGCCTTCAGCTTGTAAAGAACGGCATGACCGATGCGGTGATGTTTGACCCAAGCGGGCATAATGTATTGCCGGCTGCCGTGCTTTATAAAAAGAATATACTTGCCCTGCGTGGGAGCTTTAGGCCTGTAACAAAAGTGAACATGGATATGTATGAGAAATCACTTGCCATGTTTCTTGAAGAAAACCGGGTTGATAAGGATAAGACTCTTGTAGTTTTTGAAATTACCCTTTCAAATCTTCGCTCTGAAGGTGAAATTGATGAGCGTGATTTTATGGACAGAGCTGAACTGCTTTGTTCTCTTGGCCAAACGGTTATGATATCCAACTTCCAGGAATACTACAAGGTGGTTGAATACTTTTCAAGCTACACAAAGGCGCGTATGGGCCTAGCTATGGGCGTAAGCAATCTTATTGATATTTTTGACGAGAAGTACTACCGACACCTGAGCGGAGGCATACTTGAAGCTTTTGGTAAGCTGTTTTACCGCGACCTTAAGGTTTACCTTTACCCAATGAAAGATGAAGACGGCAGTGTAATAGATTCTGAAAACCTGAAGGTGCACCCGCGTATGAAAGAATTGTATAAGTTCTTTAAATTCAACGGAAAGGTTATCGACCTTACAGATATTGACGCAGACAACCTGGACATCTTCTCGCGCGAAGTGCTGAAAATGATTAGCAAAGGCAAATCAGGGTGGGAAGAAATGCTCCCTGCAGGTATTGCCGAAGTTATCAAGCAAAACCATCTTTTCGGGTATGACCCGAAGAAATTGCTGGCTGAGCAGGAGTAG